The segment TATCAGCCAGTTCGAGGCGATATTCTGTAAGTGGAGACCCTCCAGTGCATTCGGGCGCCTTCCAACGCACGGTGGCTTGCGTGGCGCGGCTGGCTCCGCTGGTCTCCGGCGCGGGACACGCGCTGGGACAGGTCGCCTCTGTGGTAACTGTCTCGCTAGCTGACCAGTCGCTCATGCCTGCCACGTTCGAGCATCTGACTCGCGCGTGGTACTGTGTTCCTGGTAGGAGGCGATCACAGTGGGCCTCACGTTCGGGTCCTTGATAAGCGAGGCTGTAACCCTCTCCACCGTCAATTTCTAAAGTGTAAGTGTCCACGGCGGCTCCGCCGTTATCGGTGGGAGGATCCCACCTCAACCGTATCGCGCGAGAGTGTATCTTCCCGCGGGGTGTGGGTCTGCTCGGCGGACAGGGTCGCTCGGGCGGCGTGGTGTAGGTGACCTCCACAGACCACGGTCCTTGACCGTCGACGGTTTCGCTCCTCAAACGAAATCTATAATCGGTCGCTCGCCTGAGTCCGTCACACACGTAAGTGCAGTCCGACCCGCTGTAAACGGGTAGGAATCCGTGTCCTCGTGATACATCGTCCATCTGCAGGACGAACTCCTCCTCCGCCCGGCGTTGCCACGTCAGGGTTAATGACGTCGGCGAGGCGGTAACCAGCGTCGGTGGGCCGGGAGCAGGCGGCGGAGACCCCGTAGTCCAAACAACGGTCTCTTCACTCCATTCCCCGCGGCCGCACTCGTTGACGGCCGCGATCCGGAATCGGTAACGCGTCTGAGGTTGCAAATTATTGACGGTGTGTTGTCTCGTGCGGGGCCTGGTGAGCTCCACGAAGCCCTCCCCGGCGTCCATCTCCAGCAGGTAGTGTGTGACTCGCGCTCCGTTGTCGGTGGCGGAGGGCCAGCGTAACAACAGCGATGTTCGTGCTCTCTGTGTAACGCGCGCCGCCGGCAGTCGTTCGGGCGGGGCCGGTGGAGCGCGGAATGTGGCCGCTTCACTCGCCGCACCCGTCAACTCACCCGCACGGATTTGCAGACACACTGAGTATTCGCATCCGGGTCTCAAGTCTCTTACGCTGAAAACGAAgatacaaaaatgttacatttaaaaagacaACAATCAGTAACAACTGATTTCAAACGatgttataacaatacaatCTTTGAAAGTATTTCGAATTCTATGGAGGGATAGAACTCACCGACACGATAGCGATGAACCACTGTATATAGCTTTATACCGTCCCCGGTCTCCAAGCAGGAGGTCGTAAGTGAGGTCCACATTTGGGAGAGTGACACCTTCTGGTAGAGGGGAATTCCATTGCACGAGAGCACTTGTTGGAGTCACGTCACTAACCtaccaattaaaaaaaaatgcaatattttgtcacaaataaaaaatttataaaaccataAATTGGTCACCATCTAACTTGATCTCAATACCAAAGATCATTAGAATTGCTTAATGAAATTGAGATTACCTAAACTTAATGCACTCAAGGGATCCAATAACACTTTAGTGACTTTATCAATAAAGATAgagaaattatacattaaaccCTAACTTACTTGCGGTGTTCGGGTAGCAGACACAAGATCTAGCAGTGCCTGTGTATCATTCTCATCATCACCCTGGATTGAGGCGCCAGCTGATGACCCCTCGCCCTCAGACCAAGCGCCAGACGACGCTCCACCACTCCCACTACCACCGCGACCATTTGACTCTTTCCTTGGTGATAATGACGGCGTGCTCGCACCAGAATTTACTTCTGACAAGTTATATTAGATTTTGCTATAAATCTAAAGGTTCAATAAATGTGTATAGGCTTTTAGAGGTTCTTTTATAAGTAGACAATAACTATTATAGAGCAATATACATTGGAGTAAGGTaccataattttatgaaatagtaattttgtttataaacatgtgtgaataaaataacaggaaagaatcataattattttaactttaataaatagtaagggagttaaatatttttattattgaaattcatctttttattctataaaagtaCTTTTGTAACATTTCACAGTAATCATGGATATGGACagatatatgtaatatgataTATCACTCCCCATTTCAAACATCTTTccacaaaaaaacattagttGTGAGATTTCTGATTGTTATGTttgcaaaattattactaattgattgattgatagtTTGTACTATATAATTAAGACTTACCTATTCCATTATTCCTATTAACGTGTTTGCGTTCCAGCTTTTGTTTGAGTTTAGAGTATTGCCGCTGAGTTCTTTCATCCTTGTGGTATACCGGAGGTGGTGGTGAGTGCTGCATGTGGTGGGGTGGAACATGATGGAAGTGAGTCGGATAGCCACCTCCATAAAAGTGTTGGGGACCCGCAGCACCATTTGTTGGTCcctaatagaaatatataccatatttaaaattttctcactGTCATGAAAGGTTTGTTGCCAAAAGTTACATGTGTTATCAGTATACCTGTGTATTATCtttatcacatttattttttatatcttcaatTTCACTCATGCTTATAACTATTcaattttgaagaaaatatgttGCTTTGCTTTAATGTACAACACGACACTACGTACACGTCACAAGCCACGTACTATCGACACGACTGATAATACACATAATAATACAATCGCACAATCGGTTTAATACTACTGGAAAAAAATCCACACAGCAAGTAAAGAGTAAACAGAGATTGTGTTCACTTAAAACGGCTGTATAATTTCCTTTATACCACGTATGCTATTGAATTTTTAcgaacaatacatttttaaatcgaAGTCTTCTTTCAATagccatattttattttggagTGAAAATTGAGCAACATAGGGTTGAATCCTATAatcatcatattattttaaaacttaaactcATAAACATAcagttcttaaatttaaaatacacatattttataaacaaactaCGGGCGACAAGCTTTAACATAGAGTAAAAATCTGAATGCTGTCAAGTGTTAACAActcaaaaatcaaatattatgtcaaaaatgtttaaaatcgaACATGTTCataaacatgtattttaaaatgtaaagcgcatataacaatttttatgttatggaaaaatattcaagtcTTGATAACCGTTATAATGGAAAAAAAGAAGGGGGAGTAAATATAGAAGGGTAAAGTATACCTATGACCTATATATCGTAGTTATCATTTAAAGTGCcttattaaacaaaaccataattaatttatactaacaAAATGATGCGGTGGTTGATGATGAGGGGGCGGTTGGTGATGGGGTGGTTGGTGGTGCGGCGGCTGGTGGTGCGCCGCGTGGTGTGGGTGCGGCTGTGCATGAGGATGCGGCACCAGGTAATGTCTCATATTCTCGTCCATCACCGGTGGTAAAAGAGGCGGCATCATTGTTGCTGACGTTACCACCGGCATTCCACCTAAAGGAATACCAACAAGTCTTCTTAATTCTAATTTCTCTACAAATTACAATGAATTGTGTTTATCTCTTATGTTCTAGCTTTTGACACGAAACTCAAAGCCTAGATCGTATTTTTGTCATAACATTTAAGTGATCTTCTCGTTaagcaaatttattatagaagcCTGATTTTTAAACTGTATCTCTATTACATAGACGGCAACATATGTCTCAGTCATCACGAACAATGCAACTCAATCGCAAGTTAATCAACCATCATCTTAGTATCTCAAAACTACCTTAATGCAATCGTTCCATTTTGATTTTAGGAgggccattttattttttgtataaacgcTTGGTTTGTCCAATGGTTGATTGCTTTTTAGTATTTGACAACAgtgaatttttatgtttgacaAATGcttcttttataatagttcCAATTTTCCAATATTTTCAGCTTATTGTTGGTTTTCGAAGAATGCCTAAACGATTTATCAATATCATAAGAAC is part of the Danaus plexippus chromosome 2, MEX_DaPlex, whole genome shotgun sequence genome and harbors:
- the LOC116779870 gene encoding fibronectin type-III domain-containing protein 3a-like isoform X2, with the translated sequence MSEIEDIKNKCDKDNTQGPTNGAAGPQHFYGGGYPTHFHHVPPHHMQHSPPPPVYHKDERTQRQYSKLKQKLERKHVNRNNGIEVNSGASTPSLSPRKESNGRGGSGSGGASSGAWSEGEGSSAGASIQGDDENDTQALLDLVSATRTPQVSDVTPTSALVQWNSPLPEGVTLPNVDLTYDLLLGDRGRYKAIYSGSSLSCRVRDLRPGCEYSVCLQIRAGELTGAASEAATFRAPPAPPERLPAARVTQRARTSLLLRWPSATDNGARVTHYLLEMDAGEGFVELTRPRTRQHTVNNLQPQTRYRFRIAAVNECGRGEWSEETVVWTTGSPPPAPGPPTLVTASPTSLTLTWQRRAEEEFVLQMDDVSRGHGFLPVYSGSDCTYVCDGLRRATDYRFRLRSETVDGQGPWSVEVTYTTPPERPCPPSRPTPRGKIHSRAIRLRWDPPTDNGGAAVDTYTLEIDGGEGYSLAYQGPEREAHCDRLLPGTQYHARVRCSNVAGMSDWSASETVTTEATCPSACPAPETSGASRATQATVRWKAPECTGGSPLTEYRLELADTDGLVRLVHVGPESECVVRDLLPGREYRAWVTACNRVGAGPPSPALRFTTQPAPPDAPEPPVVHIESPRTALVEWTAPANNGAPIIDFRLEMSANNVDCAFAEVYRGLDTVCSIGKLTPFTPYFFRVRATNSAGRGPRSAASTALTPRAVPAAPTGLRHEGTCDSLKLHWRVPANHGADILKYRVEVDDTAFDTDGPTPERLVEGLEPDTVYRVRVAAVNELGPGDWSEEALASTRPRPPAPPVVKFAQAAHNHLRLEWAGREGTQYCVEMRAPDAREFRPVYRGYAHSCKVKKLREATTYTFRIRASDERGGRGVWSSPLTARTASAPPAEPSAPTVTLVTPRAALVAWDPVDDADYVLQSARGKDAVFKEVYTGDASQFQMEELEYGVEYQVRVCATRGGLSSSWSPCSKVVVPPPVSGRPRRVRPSRPLSASHAALMMAAGFLLVAVLVAVFLQSLVEPRP
- the LOC116779870 gene encoding fibronectin type-III domain-containing protein 3a-like isoform X1 → MVGVGVAEGGGDGYYGEYYPPEQYYMPEMCPHPQHPQHAHMACTVHAEYGGMPVVTSATMMPPLLPPVMDENMRHYLVPHPHAQPHPHHAAHHQPPHHQPPHHQPPPHHQPPHHFGPTNGAAGPQHFYGGGYPTHFHHVPPHHMQHSPPPPVYHKDERTQRQYSKLKQKLERKHVNRNNGIEVNSGASTPSLSPRKESNGRGGSGSGGASSGAWSEGEGSSAGASIQGDDENDTQALLDLVSATRTPQVSDVTPTSALVQWNSPLPEGVTLPNVDLTYDLLLGDRGRYKAIYSGSSLSCRVRDLRPGCEYSVCLQIRAGELTGAASEAATFRAPPAPPERLPAARVTQRARTSLLLRWPSATDNGARVTHYLLEMDAGEGFVELTRPRTRQHTVNNLQPQTRYRFRIAAVNECGRGEWSEETVVWTTGSPPPAPGPPTLVTASPTSLTLTWQRRAEEEFVLQMDDVSRGHGFLPVYSGSDCTYVCDGLRRATDYRFRLRSETVDGQGPWSVEVTYTTPPERPCPPSRPTPRGKIHSRAIRLRWDPPTDNGGAAVDTYTLEIDGGEGYSLAYQGPEREAHCDRLLPGTQYHARVRCSNVAGMSDWSASETVTTEATCPSACPAPETSGASRATQATVRWKAPECTGGSPLTEYRLELADTDGLVRLVHVGPESECVVRDLLPGREYRAWVTACNRVGAGPPSPALRFTTQPAPPDAPEPPVVHIESPRTALVEWTAPANNGAPIIDFRLEMSANNVDCAFAEVYRGLDTVCSIGKLTPFTPYFFRVRATNSAGRGPRSAASTALTPRAVPAAPTGLRHEGTCDSLKLHWRVPANHGADILKYRVEVDDTAFDTDGPTPERLVEGLEPDTVYRVRVAAVNELGPGDWSEEALASTRPRPPAPPVVKFAQAAHNHLRLEWAGREGTQYCVEMRAPDAREFRPVYRGYAHSCKVKKLREATTYTFRIRASDERGGRGVWSSPLTARTASAPPAEPSAPTVTLVTPRAALVAWDPVDDADYVLQSARGKDAVFKEVYTGDASQFQMEELEYGVEYQVRVCATRGGLSSSWSPCSKVVVPPPVSGRPRRVRPSRPLSASHAALMMAAGFLLVAVLVAVFLQSLVEPRP